In a single window of the Anaerocolumna cellulosilytica genome:
- a CDS encoding SDR family NAD(P)-dependent oxidoreductase produces MSDKRYTQKEIYQMLYTHEITKETAFRLLLSAPESTGETSKEADAKKVDDKKPLPVALIYNQEEIKAAIVDIVAGNLHMPGEELKQEVSFKDFGVDSINGIEIIRDVNRYFGLNLDAVVIYDYANVSKLSELVLSELLKTQQTQQELRFKADKLQFYQQENVSGVQSRNERVSEEEVYKKVADIIALNLHIQEEELRHEVSFKDLGVDSINGIEIVRDINRAFGLNLDAVVIYDYSTIKKLSGYVIQEKSKADSTTEELESRPFCEKMAVSKTNENCVFKNTSLKNNTSFESTTFESSPSACKEGYQLVSKDIKEEKEEADGAEYNATGKIQLVSPERISSKQGTLGEREPIRLKKLVEIPITKETSTKVAGAEEVNQKEVYVSEISPYENEDIAVIGISGRFPDADNVNEFWNNLKNEHDSIIIIPKERWRADDYYDSNPKTPCKSYSKVGGFIKEIDRFDPLFFNISPIEAIYMDPQQRLFLEEVWKALEDAGCSDRFLTDRKCGVFVGASQGDYAKLLARNNCENSGEAFTGMATSILASRISYVLNLIGPSITVDTACSSSLVALHLACQSIRQKESEMAIVGGVRFMITPDLHISTSKVEMLSKTGKCRAFDQSADGTIISEGVGAVILKPLKAAIEDGHSIYGVIKGSGINQDGKTNGITAPSMQSQIRLESEVYERARVNPRDISYIEAHGTGTKLGDPIEVKALAHVFEKYTKEKMFCAIGSVKTNIGHTTTAAGITSVIKVLLAMKYKKIPATLHFNEANQHIGLADTPFYVNNKTMDWVVKENKKRLAAISAFGFSGTNAHVVLEEFVSVKSAAVAKSLPYYLITLSAKTRESYHQKVKDLLTWLLDNEDAPYIGDISYTLLTGRSHFNIRGAFLCERVTALKQKLNEILVKGDTSDYFIEYGNTKPSHTDTKTKAFIDETLNYLHRGNAADKEEYKKRLLDAAKLYTINKISDYDSILAKGSYQLIHLPTYPFFGDKYWVEEKEEIHPVSQRMEGFVDMIHPLLDKCRSDSEETVFEKVFTGEEFYLKDHIVQKEKVLPAVAYLEMARAAASITKPHKSVIKLKNNYWMNAMKVNESAYRTDSKQYLSKVSVNLLLVTESENVLNYEVISKDENGQEILHGRGQIEYASSNPSDTKEYMDINCIKNRCHKKMRGRECYDLFKQGGLNLGRSFQTIQYLYYNDDEVLAEVILPGHLKETFHTYLLHPALMDGALEAVIGMVSAKAVKGSVRLPYYIGEVEILGDLTETCFSYAKYTGRKKNGLQESDSYEVFILDEKGRVLLKVKDFSLWVIGGNEQEIKNIDNKVSYYQYVWEKSDLGADGDFLADLREDLLVFDTDGDLTNRFLKKEKGRYHITLVKPGEEFREDVQYPAINLYENGAYGNTAGSVYTVNPFEKEDYYTLFSKLYEKGRFPKNILYLWSKEADYEFESIRMQDLGYSIYSLLYITQALHHTAPKEKIQLLYMFYGDGRRFSPFSAAFAGFAKSLNLENTRYTMKSIQWDTSDAAHEIDNLLAEFQNRSKEDAEVMYTYGGRYVRRLKAFLNLNLTEEKTGFKHSGVYVISGGFGKLGLIVARYLAREYKAKLCLTGRSPLDVVKASQIKELEELGSEVLYIQGDSSILSDAATVISVVKDRFQKIDGVFHCAGLTKDSYLKSKRKEDMEEVINPKVQGTLNLDLLTKEEPLDFFILFSSTAAITGNLGQTDYAYGNSFMDNFALLRQELKTKGLRSGKSLSINWPLWEEGGMEVPQTTKELFTARGIESLKTQEGIKALLDGIQSEESQMIVFKGENLNIQKWLGIREDYPEQNSEKIRTAHITKGKEIRKETIYEEVKNAVKDILRIKDKDIFPEKDMNEYGFNSLTFTELANKLNERYSIQMNPSLFFEYSTLGGLSDYLYEEHYKHILAAHQESVMAEEEEEVLAAPTIPTAEPDVAETWESKREPIAIIGMSGTMPRSQNLDAFWENLVEANNLITEIPADRWQIENLPDSISKWGGFMKEIDKFDPLFFGISPMEAELMDPQQRLFLQTVWETIEDAGYKPSDLSGSNTGLFVGVSTTDYRDVLHGNEIEALTSTGNSHCILTNRISYLLNLHGPSEPIDTACSSSLVAIHRGVESIYSGDCEMAIVGGVNVIASPTLHISFSKAGMLSPDGSCKTFDEKANGYVRGEGSGAILLKPLRQAKKDGDTIYALIKGSAINHGGRAASLTAPNPKAQAEVIKRAFDKAGFSPDTVSYMEAHGTGTQLGDPIEINGLRKAFQEMSHNHNSYPEGKAYCGIGSVKTNIGHLETAAGIASVLKVLLAMKHKKLPGLCGFHVQNPYIDLSYSPFYLTTKTQEWKALADVNGNVLPRRAGISSFGFGGVNAHIALEEYAQEDIQNECLTEPPKSLILVLSAKSKTRLTEYAEKIFTFIKLEYQRENQLNHNELSSNQVCNNRLYQNLSLTHLAYTLQIGREEFEERLAVVFSEYQELIQKLEGYLRGSQGIDGLYQNRVNQGVRKDKRLTETTDKGITKETLMTFDMEMLARLWVTGTRIDWKLLYVGVPVRRLHLPPHPFEKRKVWKEKKGVDSSYRTANKKGVEAITDKKDEKENFIDKYFYLPAWKEVPFLKAEQPLTIKQESRKVLLLIPEKHQNLCEGFIKHYGKDAVSVIVFGKECKRIDKNTWQTEVYHENGISNCLKDITRLNIVYFFGGICGDILTEVEISNLNKLDFFQQQGVLSLYRLVKALVEKGLDNQSLHLKVITNNVHTLKGEAVIPASGSVLGFAKSMAKEFPNWKTTCLDIDMEDWYKEGQFLTQALINEPAGKNGEEVLIRGKLRYMQKLVPANIDKAVKTPFQKDGVYLILGGAGGIGLEFSKYLASEVKAKIALIGRSELTAEKKAKIEEIENLGGQILYLKADATDLDSMRDAVIKVKQKFGVIHGVVHSAIVMKDMAIRNMTERDLTEALDPKVKGSVVLYEAVKGENLDFMLFFSSIQSFAGNGGQANYAAACGFKDSFATFLRGTGKFPVKIINWGYWGTVGVASSEIHNKRMASKGMLSILPEEGMEAIKRIMSNKEVGQAVVLKAKSFLLEQTDIIEHKVSAAGFEQPQSHKSSLVNTEEMDKLGHIKLSIMNCLSEVLKVEAYEIDTSSPFSDYGVDSITGMELINHMNEKFNIVLKTTVLFDYTNVEELASYIQEEFGAYRSENLYAAKSEKPEIEDNTKSGIAETDSQMEALMLLAEGKLNVEDVMHIMT; encoded by the coding sequence CAGAATACAATGCTACAGGCAAGATACAATTGGTTTCGCCAGAGCGTATATCCAGTAAGCAAGGTACTTTAGGAGAAAGAGAACCAATAAGACTTAAAAAACTGGTAGAAATACCAATCACAAAGGAAACTAGTACAAAAGTTGCTGGTGCGGAAGAAGTTAACCAAAAGGAAGTATATGTGTCTGAAATCAGTCCTTATGAGAATGAAGATATTGCTGTTATAGGAATCTCAGGACGCTTCCCGGATGCTGATAATGTAAATGAATTCTGGAATAATTTAAAGAATGAACATGACAGTATAATTATTATCCCAAAAGAACGTTGGAGGGCAGACGATTACTATGATTCTAATCCTAAAACACCCTGCAAATCCTATAGCAAAGTAGGAGGCTTTATAAAGGAGATTGATAGATTTGATCCTTTGTTCTTTAATATATCTCCGATTGAGGCGATATATATGGACCCTCAGCAGAGACTTTTTCTGGAAGAAGTATGGAAGGCTTTAGAAGATGCAGGGTGTTCTGACCGATTTCTTACAGATCGAAAATGTGGTGTCTTTGTCGGAGCTTCTCAAGGGGATTATGCGAAGCTTCTTGCAAGAAATAATTGTGAAAACAGCGGGGAAGCTTTTACTGGAATGGCAACGTCTATTTTGGCTTCCCGGATATCCTATGTTCTAAATCTTATTGGGCCAAGCATAACCGTTGATACTGCGTGTTCCAGCTCTCTTGTGGCTCTCCACTTAGCCTGCCAAAGCATAAGACAAAAAGAAAGTGAAATGGCTATTGTTGGGGGTGTAAGATTTATGATTACGCCGGATCTTCATATATCAACCAGTAAAGTAGAAATGCTGTCTAAAACAGGAAAGTGCAGAGCCTTTGACCAATCGGCCGACGGAACGATTATAAGTGAAGGTGTAGGAGCGGTGATATTAAAACCTTTAAAAGCTGCGATAGAAGACGGACATTCCATATATGGGGTTATAAAAGGTTCCGGTATAAATCAGGATGGTAAAACAAACGGAATTACTGCTCCCAGTATGCAGTCCCAGATAAGATTGGAGTCGGAAGTATATGAAAGAGCAAGAGTTAACCCGAGAGATATAAGCTATATTGAAGCTCACGGTACAGGTACAAAACTTGGTGACCCTATTGAAGTCAAGGCACTGGCGCACGTTTTTGAAAAGTATACAAAAGAGAAGATGTTTTGTGCCATCGGGTCGGTTAAAACGAATATAGGCCACACCACTACGGCAGCCGGGATAACCAGTGTGATAAAAGTACTGCTCGCGATGAAATACAAAAAAATACCGGCTACCCTTCATTTCAATGAAGCAAACCAGCATATTGGTCTTGCAGATACTCCGTTTTATGTGAATAACAAGACAATGGATTGGGTAGTAAAAGAAAACAAGAAAAGACTTGCAGCCATCAGTGCATTTGGCTTTAGCGGCACCAATGCCCATGTGGTACTTGAAGAATTTGTGTCTGTGAAATCAGCAGCTGTAGCTAAAAGTCTTCCCTATTACCTGATTACCTTGTCTGCCAAAACGAGAGAATCTTATCACCAGAAAGTAAAAGATTTGCTTACATGGCTTTTGGATAATGAGGATGCGCCTTATATAGGGGATATATCTTATACCCTTTTAACCGGCAGAAGCCATTTTAATATAAGAGGTGCCTTCCTTTGTGAAAGAGTTACTGCGTTGAAACAAAAGCTTAACGAGATACTAGTAAAGGGAGATACCTCTGATTATTTTATAGAGTACGGCAATACAAAGCCCTCTCATACAGATACTAAGACGAAGGCTTTTATAGATGAAACTCTTAATTATTTGCATAGGGGGAATGCAGCAGACAAGGAGGAGTATAAGAAGAGGCTCCTTGACGCGGCGAAACTATATACCATAAACAAAATATCAGATTATGATAGTATCTTAGCAAAAGGCAGTTATCAGCTGATTCACCTGCCCACGTATCCGTTTTTTGGAGACAAGTACTGGGTAGAGGAAAAAGAAGAGATACATCCTGTATCACAAAGAATGGAAGGTTTTGTAGACATGATACACCCTTTGCTTGATAAGTGTAGATCTGATTCAGAAGAAACGGTTTTTGAAAAAGTATTTACCGGAGAGGAATTTTACCTAAAGGATCATATTGTACAGAAGGAAAAAGTTTTACCCGCTGTGGCTTACCTTGAGATGGCAAGAGCAGCGGCAAGTATTACTAAGCCACATAAAAGCGTTATAAAGCTTAAAAATAATTACTGGATGAATGCCATGAAAGTAAATGAGTCTGCTTATAGGACGGATAGTAAGCAATACTTATCTAAGGTATCTGTAAATTTACTTCTAGTAACAGAGAGTGAGAATGTTTTAAACTATGAAGTAATAAGTAAAGATGAAAACGGACAGGAGATTTTACACGGCAGAGGGCAGATTGAATATGCGTCATCAAATCCTTCTGACACAAAAGAATATATGGATATTAACTGTATAAAAAACAGGTGCCATAAGAAAATGAGGGGACGGGAGTGCTATGATTTATTTAAACAGGGGGGACTGAATTTAGGTCGTAGCTTTCAAACCATACAGTATCTATATTATAACGACGATGAAGTACTGGCTGAGGTAATATTACCGGGGCATTTAAAAGAAACGTTTCATACATATTTATTACATCCCGCTTTGATGGATGGTGCTCTGGAAGCAGTCATAGGAATGGTCAGTGCAAAAGCTGTTAAGGGTAGTGTGAGGCTGCCATATTATATAGGTGAGGTGGAAATCTTAGGAGATCTTACAGAAACGTGTTTTTCCTATGCAAAGTATACGGGACGAAAGAAGAACGGGTTACAAGAATCCGACAGTTATGAAGTGTTTATATTGGATGAAAAAGGAAGAGTGCTTCTTAAAGTAAAGGATTTTTCTCTTTGGGTTATAGGAGGAAATGAACAGGAAATAAAGAACATAGACAATAAAGTCAGTTATTATCAGTATGTATGGGAGAAAAGTGATTTAGGAGCGGATGGTGACTTTTTAGCAGACCTTAGAGAAGACTTACTGGTATTTGACACGGACGGCGACTTAACGAACCGGTTCCTTAAGAAAGAAAAGGGCAGATATCATATTACGCTTGTAAAACCGGGAGAAGAATTTAGAGAGGATGTCCAGTATCCTGCTATTAACTTATATGAGAATGGGGCTTATGGGAATACTGCGGGTAGTGTATATACTGTAAATCCATTTGAAAAAGAAGACTATTATACCCTTTTTAGTAAGTTATATGAAAAAGGTCGTTTTCCTAAGAATATCCTTTATCTCTGGTCAAAGGAAGCGGATTACGAATTCGAATCCATACGAATGCAGGATTTAGGATATAGCATCTATTCACTACTATATATTACGCAGGCTCTTCATCATACGGCTCCGAAAGAGAAGATTCAGTTACTGTATATGTTTTATGGGGATGGAAGGCGATTCTCGCCATTTAGTGCAGCTTTTGCCGGTTTTGCCAAATCCTTAAATCTGGAAAATACAAGATATACCATGAAGTCTATACAATGGGATACGTCAGATGCCGCACATGAGATAGATAATTTACTCGCCGAATTTCAGAATAGATCTAAAGAAGATGCAGAGGTTATGTACACTTATGGTGGGCGTTATGTCAGAAGACTAAAAGCTTTTCTGAATCTAAATCTTACTGAAGAAAAGACCGGTTTTAAACACAGCGGTGTGTATGTAATTTCTGGTGGTTTTGGGAAATTGGGTCTAATCGTTGCACGTTATCTTGCCAGAGAGTATAAAGCCAAATTATGTTTAACCGGCAGAAGCCCGCTTGATGTTGTGAAAGCCTCCCAAATAAAGGAGTTAGAAGAGCTGGGCAGTGAAGTTTTGTATATACAGGGAGATAGTTCTATTTTATCAGATGCAGCAACGGTTATTTCTGTTGTAAAAGATAGATTTCAAAAGATTGACGGTGTCTTTCATTGCGCCGGTTTGACAAAGGATTCTTATTTAAAAAGCAAAAGAAAAGAAGATATGGAGGAAGTTATCAATCCCAAAGTTCAAGGAACCCTGAATCTTGACCTTTTAACGAAGGAGGAACCCCTTGACTTTTTTATCTTATTTTCCTCAACGGCTGCTATAACTGGCAATCTGGGGCAGACGGATTATGCTTATGGCAACAGTTTTATGGACAATTTTGCTCTGCTGCGGCAAGAACTCAAAACGAAAGGATTGCGTTCTGGAAAATCCCTCTCCATAAACTGGCCCTTATGGGAAGAAGGGGGGATGGAAGTACCACAAACAACGAAAGAGTTGTTTACTGCTAGGGGCATAGAGAGTCTTAAGACCCAGGAGGGAATAAAGGCTCTTTTAGATGGAATACAGTCAGAAGAAAGTCAAATGATAGTGTTTAAAGGAGAAAACTTAAACATTCAAAAATGGTTGGGGATAAGAGAGGATTATCCAGAACAGAATAGTGAAAAAATAAGAACTGCCCATATCACTAAAGGTAAGGAAATTAGAAAAGAAACGATTTATGAAGAGGTGAAAAATGCGGTAAAAGATATACTGCGAATTAAGGATAAAGATATTTTTCCCGAAAAGGATATGAATGAGTACGGCTTTAATTCTCTGACCTTTACGGAACTGGCAAACAAACTAAACGAAAGGTATTCTATTCAGATGAATCCTAGTCTTTTTTTTGAATACTCTACCTTAGGCGGTTTATCTGACTATCTGTACGAAGAGCATTACAAGCATATTCTAGCCGCCCATCAGGAGTCAGTGATGGCTGAGGAAGAAGAGGAGGTATTAGCAGCTCCTACAATACCTACAGCAGAACCGGATGTAGCAGAGACCTGGGAAAGCAAAAGAGAGCCTATTGCTATCATTGGTATGAGTGGTACTATGCCAAGGTCGCAGAATTTGGATGCCTTTTGGGAAAATCTTGTGGAAGCAAACAATCTAATAACAGAAATTCCGGCGGACAGATGGCAGATAGAAAATCTACCGGATTCGATATCTAAATGGGGTGGATTTATGAAAGAAATTGATAAATTTGATCCTTTATTTTTTGGAATATCGCCAATGGAAGCAGAGCTTATGGATCCCCAGCAAAGACTATTCTTACAAACAGTATGGGAAACCATCGAAGATGCGGGATATAAACCGTCGGATTTATCCGGTTCCAATACAGGATTATTTGTAGGAGTCTCAACGACGGACTACCGAGATGTACTGCATGGAAATGAAATAGAAGCATTGACGTCAACCGGAAATTCACACTGTATATTAACGAACCGGATTTCCTATCTACTAAACTTGCACGGTCCTAGTGAACCTATTGATACGGCTTGTTCGTCCTCCTTGGTAGCAATCCACCGTGGTGTAGAATCTATTTATAGCGGAGATTGTGAAATGGCAATTGTAGGGGGTGTTAATGTAATCGCAAGTCCTACGCTGCATATATCTTTTAGCAAAGCCGGAATGCTCTCACCGGATGGCAGCTGTAAAACCTTTGATGAAAAAGCAAACGGCTATGTAAGGGGGGAAGGCAGCGGTGCAATCTTATTAAAGCCGTTGAGACAGGCAAAAAAGGATGGGGATACTATCTATGCATTGATTAAAGGAAGCGCCATTAATCATGGGGGACGGGCAGCCTCCCTTACGGCACCTAATCCTAAGGCGCAAGCGGAAGTAATTAAAAGAGCTTTTGATAAGGCAGGCTTTTCACCAGATACTGTCAGCTATATGGAAGCCCACGGTACAGGAACACAGCTTGGAGATCCTATAGAAATCAATGGTTTAAGGAAGGCCTTTCAAGAAATGAGTCACAATCATAATTCATATCCTGAAGGAAAAGCATATTGCGGCATCGGCTCGGTAAAAACAAATATTGGACATTTAGAAACTGCGGCAGGAATCGCCAGCGTCTTAAAGGTATTACTCGCCATGAAGCATAAAAAACTTCCGGGTTTATGTGGTTTTCATGTGCAGAATCCGTATATTGATTTGTCATATAGTCCCTTTTACCTGACAACAAAAACGCAGGAATGGAAAGCTTTGGCAGATGTCAATGGTAATGTACTGCCAAGACGGGCAGGAATAAGTTCTTTTGGATTTGGCGGGGTAAATGCCCATATTGCTTTGGAGGAGTATGCCCAGGAAGATATACAGAATGAGTGCTTAACAGAGCCTCCAAAATCTCTGATTCTGGTACTATCTGCTAAGAGTAAGACTCGCTTAACTGAATATGCAGAAAAAATATTTACCTTTATAAAGTTGGAATACCAAAGGGAAAATCAGTTGAATCATAACGAATTATCTAGTAACCAGGTATGTAATAACAGGTTATATCAAAACCTTTCGCTCACGCATCTTGCTTACACGCTACAGATAGGACGGGAAGAGTTTGAAGAGCGCCTTGCAGTTGTATTTTCTGAGTATCAGGAGTTGATACAAAAGCTTGAAGGCTACCTAAGAGGAAGCCAAGGTATAGACGGATTATATCAAAACAGAGTGAACCAAGGTGTCAGAAAGGATAAACGTTTGACAGAGACGACAGATAAAGGTATCACAAAGGAAACGTTAATGACTTTCGATATGGAAATGTTAGCAAGACTTTGGGTAACCGGTACCAGAATTGACTGGAAGCTGCTGTACGTTGGGGTACCGGTACGTCGTCTGCATCTGCCACCCCATCCTTTTGAAAAGCGGAAGGTATGGAAAGAAAAGAAAGGTGTAGACAGCAGCTATCGAACAGCCAATAAAAAGGGCGTTGAGGCTATAACAGACAAAAAGGATGAAAAAGAGAATTTCATAGATAAGTATTTTTACCTGCCGGCATGGAAAGAGGTGCCTTTCTTAAAGGCAGAACAGCCTTTAACAATAAAACAGGAGAGCCGAAAGGTGTTGCTGCTTATTCCGGAGAAACACCAGAATCTGTGTGAAGGTTTCATAAAACATTATGGTAAAGACGCAGTCTCTGTCATTGTTTTTGGTAAAGAATGCAAACGAATTGATAAAAATACCTGGCAGACAGAGGTTTATCATGAGAACGGTATTAGTAATTGTCTAAAAGATATTACCAGGCTTAATATTGTTTACTTTTTTGGAGGGATTTGCGGGGACATCTTAACAGAAGTGGAGATTAGCAATCTTAATAAGCTGGATTTTTTCCAACAGCAGGGAGTGTTGTCTCTATATCGTTTGGTAAAGGCTTTAGTTGAAAAGGGATTAGATAATCAGAGCCTTCACCTAAAGGTAATAACAAATAATGTCCATACCTTAAAAGGAGAGGCTGTAATACCAGCTAGCGGCAGTGTTCTAGGTTTTGCTAAATCCATGGCAAAAGAATTTCCAAATTGGAAGACCACTTGTCTTGACATTGATATGGAGGACTGGTACAAGGAAGGGCAGTTCCTGACGCAAGCCCTTATCAATGAGCCTGCCGGAAAGAATGGGGAGGAAGTACTAATCCGGGGAAAACTAAGATATATGCAAAAACTTGTTCCGGCTAATATTGATAAAGCAGTGAAAACACCCTTTCAGAAGGATGGGGTTTACCTGATTCTAGGCGGTGCAGGTGGTATAGGGCTAGAATTTAGCAAGTACTTAGCTTCTGAGGTAAAGGCGAAGATTGCTTTGATAGGCCGTTCGGAATTAACAGCAGAGAAAAAAGCTAAAATAGAGGAAATAGAGAACTTGGGCGGCCAGATATTATATCTGAAAGCGGATGCCACAGATTTAGATAGTATGCGGGATGCTGTGATTAAGGTAAAGCAGAAATTTGGTGTTATTCATGGAGTTGTTCATTCTGCAATTGTTATGAAAGATATGGCTATACGTAATATGACTGAAAGAGACTTAACGGAAGCCTTAGACCCCAAAGTAAAAGGCAGTGTAGTGCTGTATGAAGCGGTCAAGGGAGAGAACCTGGATTTTATGCTGTTCTTTTCTTCGATTCAAAGTTTTGCAGGCAATGGAGGGCAGGCCAATTATGCGGCAGCTTGCGGGTTCAAGGATTCTTTTGCGACTTTCTTAAGAGGCACAGGAAAGTTTCCTGTTAAAATTATTAACTGGGGGTATTGGGGAACCGTAGGTGTTGCTTCATCCGAGATACATAATAAAAGAATGGCTTCAAAAGGTATGCTCTCAATCCTTCCTGAGGAAGGGATGGAGGCAATTAAGCGAATTATGTCAAATAAAGAGGTCGGACAGGCGGTTGTATTAAAAGCGAAATCATTTTTGTTAGAGCAGACAGATATAATTGAACATAAAGTTTCAGCTGCTGGTTTTGAGCAGCCCCAAAGTCATAAAAGCTCTTTGGTAAACACGGAAGAAATGGATAAATTAGGGCATATTAAGTTGTCTATCATGAATTGTTTATCAGAGGTACTAAAAGTAGAAGCCTATGAGATTGATACCAGCAGTCCATTTTCTGACTATGGAGTTGATTCTATTACGGGAATGGAATTAATCAATCACATGAATGAGAAGTTTAATATCGTTCTAAAGACCACCGTACTCTTTGATTACACCAATGTGGAAGAACTGGCAAGCTACATTCAAGAAGAATTTGGTGCTTATAGAAGTGAAAATCTATATGCAGCAAAGTCAGAAAAACCTGAGATAGAGGATAACACAAAGTCAGGAATAGCAGAAACAGATTCCCAGATGGAGGCACTTATGCTTTTAGCAGAAGGGAAACTTAATGTTGAGGATGTCATGCATATAATGACATAA